Below is a window of Humulus lupulus chromosome 2, drHumLupu1.1, whole genome shotgun sequence DNA.
TAGTATATACCTTGTGTTTGAATACATGGAACATGATCTTGCTGGTCTAGTCTCTTCTCCTGAGATTAAATTCTCTGAAGCTCAGGTTAGTTTTGTTTGTCTTCGCAGTTCTccacattgttttttttttgacgTTGTGATGTGATGGATCtgctttttttattttgtttgtgtaGGTAAAATGTTATATGAGGCAGCTATTATCTGCAATTGAGCATTGCCATTTAAGAGGTATAATGCATAGAGATATTAAGGTGTCCAATATTTTGGTGAACAATGATGGGATTTTGAAACTAGGAGATTTTGGTTTGGCAAACATTGTCAACGCAAAGAACAAACACTCACTAACCAGCCGGGTTGTAACGTTATGGTATCGCCCTCCCGAACTCTTGATGGGCTCAACGAGTTATGGAGTATCTGTGGATCTCTGGAGTGTGGGTTGTGTATTTGCAGAACTTTTTCTAAGGAAGCCTATTCTCAAAGGAAGAACTGAGGTACTCTAATCGTTTTGTATTTTGATGCTTTTCATAGATGTGTATGGAAGTTcaattttggtcattttttggGGTCAATTTACAGGTTGAACAATTGCATAAAATCTTCAAGCTCTGCGGTTCCCCCCCTGAAGAATACTGGAAAAAATCTAAGCTTCCTCACGCAACCATGTTCAAACCTCAGCATCCTTATGACAGTTCCCTAAGGGAGAGATGTAAAGAATTCCCATCAACTGCCGTGGACCTGATTGAAACGTTTCTTTCGGTAGATCCTCATGATCGTGGGACTGCCTCTTCTGCCCTTATTTCTCAGGTAAATCTAATTGAGCATACTGTAATAGCACaagctaattgtattatttgacaTTAAACAAAATTATAGTAACTGAAAACTATCTCTTATTATGTTTTCTTCTGTTGTTTCAATTAATGTGCTTCATCTTTCCCATTTCCAGTACTTCAGAACTCAACCTCACGCATGTGATCCATCAACCCTGCCAAAATATCCACCAAACAAGGAAATTGATGCTAAAAATCGTGAGGATGTCCTAAGGTATTCTTCTTTCTTGTCTTTAGATATTAGACAACAGGTTTAAATATATGTACTGTCTATTTTTTCCTCTCAAACTTCAATCCTGCATTTACTTTTGCACACACTGCATTGGCAATTTGCTTccgtaaaacaaaacaaaattctTCTATTATAACTAAGCTGTCATCACATTCTCTTGCATAAGATAGAGGACACTACTGGAACTCATTTATATATTTTGAATGAAGAAATAACAATTGTCTTTTTCACTTAACAGGAGAAAGCCCGGAGTTAGACAGTCAGGAGCAACAAGGAAACCAAGGAGAGCTCGTAAAACCTATCAACAACAACAGAACGGACTCAGTAAATTTGCACCGAAAGAGGTCTCTCTCTCACACAATTATATAAACAAGTTAGAGTaactgaaagaaaagaaaaaatcttGGGTAACCATGTTACCTGCACTGGTTGAGCTGTCCAGCTCTCATATTTAGTGATCATTGATTTTTAAGCACGTAGCAAGTAGAAGTAAAGACGGAATAATCCTATTTTTGGCCATACTAGTCTAATGTAGCTTTGATCTTAAACTAAATGATTTGTTTTCATGAGCAGGAGACCCAAGAAAATGCTCAAATTGGTCGCAAAAACAACGATGGGCTAGTCCTCAGAGAAAAAGGAGGTCATCTGCGTAGAGAGTTGTTCAAACCATCATTCGATACAGTATCAGAGAATTACCAGTACCATGATATGGGTACTAACCAAAGCGGGGACACTACATTCTCGGGGCCAATACCAGTCTCAGCATCAAGTGGCTTTGCATGGGCTGCTGCAGGAACAAGGCGAAAAGACGATGTCACATCAGCAGTATCAGATGGTTCAAAGAGCCAATTCAGTGCTTTAGACACCTCGTTTGCAAAGTCCACATATGTGTTACCAAAGCAAGGGAATCAAGACTTTGCACAAATAGTAAATCTCAAGCGTGAGCGAAAGCAGCAGCGTAGTCTAAGCCATCAGACAGAGTTTTTTGAGTCATCTGATTTTCAATCCCAGGATCATGTGTACCAAAAGATTGTGTCGGCAAATCACCTGGTgagtaagaaaaaaaatcatttgtagTTATTGCTAAAAGTCTTTTTGGTATGAGTGGTCTGTTTCAATATAAACCTGTAAGTTGAATGTAGGATTATGATGATGAGGGAGACCATATTGAGTTCTCGGGACCTCTATTGTTGCAACCACATAGAATGGATGATCTTTTACATAAGAATGAGAATCAAATACGGCAAGCTGCTCGCAAAACAAGGTTTGAAAGAGGTAAATATAGATAAAAATAACCATCGACACTGAATTGGGTTAGTTCAGTACAAGTTCCATTATTTGTTTCTATGTTTACTTGACATGTGGTTTATCttgattttgttttttattttttgcagaGAAATGACACGCAGAGATTATCATTACATGATTTGGTCCTTTTCCAGTATCCACCCAAAAGCCATTATTATGCTGtaaatattttgtgtaattgatAGACAAATATTGGGGACCAAACTATATACAACTAGAGTGTGCTTTCAAAAAGCCTTTGATTTTagctcaatttaaaaaaaaaaaaaaagaagaaaggttCATATACCatcaatcaaaattaatcatcATTTATTATTAGATATGAGCAGAAGCATTTTCactatatttttcaattttattaaaaaaaaagtaaaatttcgGACAAAAATCAGTAATTAGTCTAAAGGATAAAGATTATAATTAAGTTACTAAGCAGTATTTTTTGTAGCAAAGGAGCTGTTTgttaatacttaaaaaaaaatcaaacataaaataatttttggtaactctatttttatttattattttaaaaaaatttaattaaaattcgttaaattttgaaaataaaattttttcactttcaaaatttttttaaactgtttttgacatttttatttattttttattcttcaaatcaatatctcatttttagtattaaacaaaaaataaaaataaaagctatcaaatgtatttattatttattgtttttaaaaacaaaaaacaaaaatagttatcaaatatattttttattttttaaaaataaagaaataaaaataatatttttatttttgtgtttaccAAATCCAAATTAATAATTACTaaagtgaattttttttcttccggAAAATAGAATTCATTGAAAAACTAAAATAGCGCTGCCACTTGGGGCAGGTCCCCTAAAACAAATGTTCCATTACAACTATTTGCTCTAGCCCATTTGGCTATGCCATAATTACAACTTCTAACACAGTGAATAGCATTACACGTTTCAAATGATTGAGCACCCTTCAAACTCCAGCAAAACATGGTTCAGAGACCAATCAGGAGACTCTCTTCCACCAAGATCTCAGTCACTCACCAATTGCATGTTCTTCCAACCTCTGTTTTTAGCAATCTTGAGAGCATGAATGACAGCCTTTTGTCTTAattctaattaataaaataagaatccaataaaatatttctatacatttaaaaattatttaaaatcttttttagtaataaaaaataatttaaaatttctaacataaaaaaattatttaattttagctAAACTAAGTTAGAACTTTTGAATCAAtattagaaataatattttttatgtttttattaatttattaaaattaagacAAAATTAGTGTAAAATGTGATTTTTGCAACTATAAAATTATTTAGAGACTTAAGTACAGTATTTCAAACTTCTAATAGGCTTTCGACTCCAAAAAAACTATTTAGTGACTTAAGTACAACCTTTCAGACAACTATTTAGGATTTTGTCCTCCGAACTATGATCTATACATTATTGTCTCTTGATTTTTTTGGCCTGTTAAAAATTGCCCTTGAATTATTCAAAGTATTGTAATGTGGGATTTTTATTAAGTTTCATCACATGTGGCTAATGGAATGCTAACATGACTCCTGAGTCATTGATCTGTCATTGCCACATCAGTGCTATGTgtgtaatttaaaattaaaaaaatatttttttcttattattttaaaattaaaacttaaaaaaaaaaattcttataaatcctaaataaatatgatttaattaaaacattatcattaaattttttttttatgattttaaaatgataagaaaattatgtttttgttattttgtttaatcttatatatatatttattaatttttaataagaaaatatatttttaacattttaaaattattatttattttaaattacacaTGTGGCGCTGACGTGGTGCTAACACATCAATAACCAAGGAGTCATGTCAGCATTCGTTAGCCACATGAGATGAAACTTAACCGAAGTCTCACTTTATAACACTGAGAATATTTCAATGATAATTTTTAAGAGCAGAGAAAAATCAGGGGTACAATAATATATAAGACATAATTTGGGAgtcaaaaatcctaaatagcctaaaAAACCCCACTTACTGAGTGCAACTTCTCAAGCTGCTTACTATTTTCACCACAAATTTTCCTTAAAAAATCAAATATACTTTAATTTATTAAGGTATATACCATTTTGTATCTTTTGTGTTTTTCTTAAACATCCACTTAATTTTAATGATATTAAATTACACTTTTATATCTTTAGAGTATCTCCAATGGATTACCAAATTAGCGATGTTATATCTTTAAAGCATCTCCAATGGTGCGccaaaagttgtgccaaatttgacacatgctaaaagttgtgtCAAATTTGATACATAGTATATCATAATGCATATTTTGCATCATCATAAACACTACATTTTTTATTTACTCTTttgctttttttattattttagtattatctttatcTATCAGCAGTAAATGCTAGACTTtttactttattattttattattatctttaactatagcaataaaatatataggacaattttttttagctaatcatatttattttaaacgagactcactgttttaaaaaatattgtcACGTCAGTTGATGTAATGTTTTTGTACATAATTTTGGTGCTCATATCATTAATGAAAGATAGATTTTTGCATCAAATTTTACAATTGTGCATTTGAGCTAGTGCTAAAAATTGTGtcaaatatatcacatattttTGTGTGTGTGTCAAACGTAACATAATATTTACATCTCTCATTAGAGATAGTCTTACCGAATATTACAAGATACATAATATCCTCATTTTATATATTTgaaattattgttatattttaaaatattttttttgaaacaTACTATTTCaatttttgaaataatatttttattttgaaaatgtttaaagaaattaattattttaaattgatcttTAAAcattttaagaaattttttaagataatttattcaaaatattattacaataaaatttaatttcaagaagtaaaatgtatttttttttagtatttttgtaaataaattattttaaattttttaataaaatattttaagatATAAAAATAACATTGAATGAATAAAGAGAGGATTACAATTAATTTTGACCAAAACACACACAAAttatatgtattattattattattgttgttgtttgataacaaaattaaatttattaatattatttggAAATTTTGTAGCAAAACCCTATTTTTTTCTTCGATTAGTGACACTTAACCCCCTAGTCAAATAATTTAGTGGCAAAATCCCATTCCGTCACATATTTATTGCACCCGTTATGTTTTGGACTTTAACTGCCATCTAGGATACCAAACTGGCATGTAATTGGTCACATGTATGCACACGTGCCATTATTTAATGATGTGTAAAAAAAACCAATGTAAAACCTAATTTTaagaataaaattaaatatagaaattaatattaataaaaatagatatttttattAACCTAATTATTTAAAGGGAAATTACCATATATACcttttttttaagtatttttttatttttacggtAACTTTTTTTGCTTTTCATTTTTatactttcttttttctttttttaggtaaaagtttattattatatttcatttataCGGTTTTCTCATTAAACCGTTTTTCCTTTTGCTTTTCTTTTTGTTGTCTGATTAGTTTTCTCCATTAAACCGGTTTTctcatttatatttcatttatgcAACTTccattttgtttttcattttcttctcCGATTGTTCTTCTCTTCCTCCGACGGTTCTTCCCAATCACCAGCTGTTTCTTCAGTTGCTCAAATTCCTACCACTGTTGCCAAGTTCCTAACACTTCTCGTGAGGGCTCAATTGTGCAACTTCGGCTTCATTCGTCGTGAGTGTCTATTGTATTGTATTTTATAAACAGTTTCTTTGTATACATGCATATGGTAATGATTTGGGTTATCTATTTCATATGATTTGTggttttgttttaatgaaaatcaatGTTATAGTTTATTTAGTTTATGGTCCACTACATGCTTGAtgaaatgtctcaatgaacttTACCTAACCATTTATAGGCAATTTACAATGTTCAAAAGCTAAAGAATTATAACAGTAATGCTCTACACTAAAACGATTTCTGGGCTCCTCCCTCTTTGAGGTTCAAAGTTCACATATTATAGTTTTCCAAGTTTTATTTTTCACTTTCAGCTACCATTTTCTGATTCAACAACCTCGTTGTTATGATCCTGGTATGATCTTGGCGTAAGTGTCTGAGCTCTCTCCACTTCTATTCTTATAAAGAGAGCATCTTATTACTGAACTATATTGTTGCTGATAATTTTAAGCATTTTAGAGTTTGTAACTCTGGCTATTGATCATGGGACAGTTATAACCGACTTAACTAATTTTACTTTGACTATTCTATTTTGAGATGAAATTTGTTCCCTGCATCATGGTATATTGAGTTTATTTCATTATTCTTCTTTGTGTTATAAGTTGCATTCTTGCATAAGGTTGTTATTAGTTTTAAGAGGGTTGTTCAGAAGTTGTTCTCCCTTTATCTACTGTGTTTTTTCCCCTTAAAAATCATTTATTTTGAAGTCCTTGCTTTTTTATTTACATGGCAGACAAAGTTTGAAACCTTCTACAAGTTTTATACGTTGATGCACATCGATATATATACTAATTATATTTATACACAGtctgatcattttttttttctttaatgagAATCTTATCATTTCttattaaaacaaaatatttgTACTTTAGGGAGAAGAGGAAGTGAGATTTACACTTAATTCGCCTGTTTTTCACTTCTTATGGGAAATATATGGTCatatatgcattttttttagTTGCATATAGCTCAAAGATGTTTTTTGTTCTCATGATTTGTTTTTGGCAGGAGTACATACTGGGCTTATAAATCATGGTCCATACCAGATTTTCGTCTTCCTCTGGTTCTCCTGCTTATTCAAAAAACAGCcctcaaaatataaaaaaagataATAAGAAGAGACCATTGAGTGGTCAGGCTAAAGGTAAAAAGATTACTAAACAATAAAAGCCAAAATTGGCAAATGCTGATCATATAATTCCATCGCCACAGGTATATTTTCAATTTCATTATTCAttcattttatattatatttttattcatttctGTTTAAATATTGTGTTATTTAGGTTGCAACATATTGATATTGGTtgctttatgtttatttttgttttattgttgtgtgtttaAAGTTGCAACATGTTGTCACTGGTTGTGATTGGTTGCATTAGGTTGTGGCTGGTTGCATCTTGTTGTGTTTAAAGTTGCATTAGGTTGCATCTGGTTGTGTTTAAAGTTGTAACAGGTTGTGATTGGTTGCATTAGGTTATGGCTGGTTGCATCTGGTTGTGTTTAAAGTTGCATTAGGTTGCAACAAGTTGATATTTTttgctttatgttttttttttattgttctgTGTTTAAAGTTGCAACAGGTTGTGGCTGGTTGCATTAGGTTGTGGTAGGTTGCTTTTGGTTGTGTTTAAAGTtgaattaggttgcactaggttGATATTTGttgctttatgttttttttattattattgttgtgtgTTTAAAGTTGCAACAAGTTGTGGCTGGTTGCATTAGGTTGCGGTTGGTTGCATCAGATTATGTTTAAAGTTGCATTAGGTTACAACAGGTTGATATTGGTTGCGCTTGGTTGCGGCTGCATGTGGTTGAATCTAGTAGATTGTGGCATCATGAGATTGCATCTAGTTTATTATATCTAGTTGATTGTGGTAACatgtaattattatgtgtttAAGGTTGCATCATGTTGTGTTTAAGGTTGCATGTTGTTGTTTTTGCTTAAATATGATTACATGCTTTGCTTAGTGGTAGCATGATTTATTGCGGCTCATTATTctatagttttattttattttcattattttccTGTGCTTATTTTGCAAGGTATGCAATACATTGTTCCTCCTGAAAATCATAATCGAGAAAAATGTCATGCCATAATCAAGCACAACTAGATTACTGCTCTTCATCAATTGTTATCTCCAAAACAAATTTCTGATTTCGCTGATTCTTGTTTTGGGCATTTTCTGTCCTTGCCATCCTTTGTCATGCAGTATCAGCTAATTCATAATTTACTACTTAGGGAGTTGAAACAACCCAACCCTCATGAGATTTGGATTGGTGTAGCTGGTATGAAACTTCGGTTTGGGATAGAGGAGTTTGCACTGGTCACGGGCATTCGTTGTGTTGGATCACA
It encodes the following:
- the LOC133817946 gene encoding cyclin-dependent kinase C-2 C-like, whose amino-acid sequence is MGCISSKQPDPTPSPAIDGDISAKLDYENRKEEKSDDRGWELRKSRKEGSHGRSSFSLKMGFSHRYVDAELISAGWPPWLSTAAGEAIHGWIPLRADSFEKLEKIGQGTYSSVFRAREVESGKMVALKKVRFDNFQPESIRFMAREILILRRLDHPNIMKLEGLITSGSSSSIYLVFEYMEHDLAGLVSSPEIKFSEAQVKCYMRQLLSAIEHCHLRGIMHRDIKVSNILVNNDGILKLGDFGLANIVNAKNKHSLTSRVVTLWYRPPELLMGSTSYGVSVDLWSVGCVFAELFLRKPILKGRTEVEQLHKIFKLCGSPPEEYWKKSKLPHATMFKPQHPYDSSLRERCKEFPSTAVDLIETFLSVDPHDRGTASSALISQYFRTQPHACDPSTLPKYPPNKEIDAKNREDVLRRKPGVRQSGATRKPRRARKTYQQQQNGLSKFAPKEETQENAQIGRKNNDGLVLREKGGHLRRELFKPSFDTVSENYQYHDMGTNQSGDTTFSGPIPVSASSGFAWAAAGTRRKDDVTSAVSDGSKSQFSALDTSFAKSTYVLPKQGNQDFAQIVNLKRERKQQRSLSHQTEFFESSDFQSQDHVYQKIVSANHLDYDDEGDHIEFSGPLLLQPHRMDDLLHKNENQIRQAARKTRFEREK